The DNA sequence GCGTAAATTCAAGGGTCCAGGAAGGCGCAGACAGGTGGCGGGGCCCCCAACTTGCTCCAGATCGCAGCTCCAACTAGCCTCAGACTCGATCTACTCCAGTCCATCAACGGGGAGTGGCGGCAGACCGGCGGATTCGCAATAAATGACAAGATGTCGTCTTCAAGTTGACATAATGTGCATTATCGGGTAATCCTTGTTACTGATGTCTCCGGTCCACGCCGTGCTTCCGTTGGTGATGCCGCTGATGAATCCCGCCGCCTGCACGCCGGCACCGATGGATACATAGACCGGACCTCCGCTGTCGCCTTGGCCGAGCCTTGGATCCCCGCGCTGGTCGTCCGTGACGTAACTGGCTCATCGCATTCCAGGGTGTAGGTGGGGTCTGAATCCTCCGGCTTCGAGAAGGCTGCGTGCGATGTAGTGGCTGAGGTTGCGGAAGCCGAGGGCGGAACTGCGGAGGTGTTCGAGCCGTCAGCTCGCAACTAGCCCGACGAGAAGTCCCGCTACGCCCCAAGGGCGCCTCACTTGCTTCCAGCCTCATAGGACGGATCCGAGTTGCAATTCCAAAACTTCTGTTCATCAGGGGTGCCGATGAACGGGAAATCGAGGTTCGGGTTGTCTACGAGAAACTCTTCCTTCGTGTAGCTCTTCGGCATCAGCCCATTGCGAATAAGGCACTCGGTCATGACTTCTTCGAAAGCTACGTTATCGGGGTTGTGTTCCATTGATCGCTTGAGGGGGTGCAACCATGTCTCACCGCTGGAATTCTCACATTTGGTGAATATCTCTTCGGTCTCTTGTTCGGTCGCCGAAAAAGGGCCAGTGGAATATGACCCGTTGCTCGCGAATCCCTCAAACTTTCTGCCGAGATCGCTGAAGCACTCTTCCATCTTGCTTGTGACTTCCGCCCATTCTTGGTCATCTACAAGCTGATCGGCGAGAACACCTCGCACAAAATCAGAGTCGGATCCGATCCATGCCTGGGTCAGTTCCCCGGCAAATGGCCCTGTAAACGCGGGAGCTTCCCCCGAAGCCGCTGTCTCGTTGTCGGCCGTCTGAGTCTGGCTGCTACAACCGGTAAGAAGGATTGTACCTACAAGAAGTGCCGCAAATGTCTTACGTTTCAAGATTCTTCCTACCTAATGAAAACTGGGTGCAGGGATGAATGCGCGTCCCTGCACCCAGTGCAATTTGATCTATTCGTCAACGAGAACTTAGAGGTCCCTGGCGCCGTTGTTGTGGTACCAGGATGCCTTGTTTCCCCACGCGGCGGCCTTCCTCCACGCGTTCGCCCACTGGCCAGCCTCGCCCCGGGCGCGCGTCTTCCCTGCATCGTCCCATGCCGTGGCGCGGTGGTAGTAGCTCGGGTGGTGGTAGTTGGAGTAGTTGTAGGCCTGGAGGCCCTGAACTCCATAGTTCCAGGTGCCTCCTCCGGCGCTTTCCGCGCTTGCCGGGATGGCAGTTCCACCCACCAGCGCTGCCACAATAGCAGCGGCAGCAGCAGCCTTTCCGATTGTTCGTTTCACGTCCATGTTCTCGACGGTCTCTTCAGTCTGACGTCCAGACACGTGTGACACTATCGGGTGATCCATAGGGGACAAATACCTGCGTGAGCAGCATTCTGGTATTCCCGAACGATTCACCGACTTGAGCACGTGGTGTCAGCCGCGCGCGGTCGCTACCTGTGCATTCTCGCTGACTGGGCATACGTCCTCTCGCCGGTCGAGATGGTCGTCGGGATAATCCCCGACGGGGACGGCAGCGCGGCAGGCTGAGACTCCCCGGGTGACCGACCAACAGGTCGGGCGCCCGGGGCAGCGCGGATGCCGGCGGCGGCGCCACGGAGGGCACCTCGACGACGGCTGCACCGCAGCCGATCCCTCTACCCGTACCGCGGCCTGCAGCCGCGGGCGTTGTTATACCCAGGCGGTGCGGAGCTGCGCCACGATAGCTACGCCTCCACCGCTGCGTTCCGGGCTTTCGCGGCATATCCTCCCTCGCTGCGCTCACTCCGGTATTCCACGGTCCCGGCACTGCGCGTCTCCAGCTCCGCTTTCTGAGCTCTCGCCCCACCCGCCACGGGAAAACGACGCACCGCGACCCGGAGATGACAACCCCGCCAGGATCACCGCCCGGCAACCCTTGAAGATCGCTGCAATCATGGGCGCCGTGGCTCGCGGCCACGACAGTTACATTCCCGCATTGAACGAGTGCGCGTGGAAGGATCACTGGGCCGGACTCCGACCCGACAAGGCGGGGAGCCCACAGGTACCGCACAGGCTGGGCTTCCGCCGAGTGGGTTCGCTCGGTCACACGCGGAGCAGAGTCACCAGACGTCGGTCGGTGCCGAGATCCGACGGAGGACCCCTCCCCCGGCCTTGATGCCTCAGCTCCCGGCTTACCCGTCAACGACGTCGAAGCGCGGGTTGTTGATCGTTGACGCCGCCTTCCTCTCTGAGCCGACCTTCGCCGTTCACGCAGAATCAACTTCTCCGAGAGATGCGCTCGATCTGGTGCAGCGGATGCTCGCACCCTTCGTGAGCATCAAGTTTCAGTAGTCAAGCTAGCGGAGCTTACGAGCTGGCTCCCATCGCGACGATCTCGCGAATGCGGTCTGAAGTGAATTCGATGTGTCTGAATTGCCGGCTGAGCCACCACTTGCGCAATCCGCGGATGTACTTTCCGCTATCGACCTCACGAATCCACCATCGATTACGGCCGTCCCGAAATCGAACGAAGGTTTGAGAGCGCGAGACTCCCGCAAAGGCCACGGAGATCCCGTACTGGGATGTATATCCGCTAGGAAACATCGGTCTGTCCGTCGGGTGCAGAGGGATCTGGTAGTAACCCTTCAAATTTCCGTTTCGTCTCACAAGAACTGAGGGCATCCAGATTGGAGTCCCGCCAAGGTTCTTCGCGTCAACGACGAGTTCGTTCGGCAAGCCCGTCTGATTTAGGGGGCTCTTACTAGACCATAGTGAGGTGTGAAATCCATCCGCGCCCGCGCGACTGTCTCGATATTGTCCCTCCGCGAAAACTACGACTGCGACGATGAGCGCAGCACCGCTCGCGACGGACCCGAACCACTCAGCAGCGTTGCCCCACTCGACGCGGTCAAAACCAAAGAAACTACCCACCCCGTACCAGATGTCCGCCCACCACTGCATAGGACGACACTGGCGGCGGTGGCTCGCTCGTCCGGTCGATCTAGTCGTATCTACTCAGTACGCTCTCATACGGGCGTGTGCCAGTCCTCCGTTCTCTGGTCACGGTCGGTAGGCTCGCTCCGTGGACGGTGAATCAGTGGACGTGGCGTGGGTCGACGCGCGCGAGGCCAACCAGCAGAACTGGGACGATCGGGTTCCACTCCACCAGGTCGCCTACGGCCTCGAGGCGTTCGACGAGCCGTCGCACCTCAGCGACGTCGTCCGCGCCGATGTCCCCGTCCTCGAACGGTTCCTCCCGAACGGCTCGCTGTCCGGCCTCGACCTCTGCCACCTCCAATGCCACATCGGCACCGACACGATCTCTCTCGCACGCGCCGGCGCTCGCGTCACCGGCGTGGACTTCTCGGAACCCGCTCTGGCGGCCGCCGCAGACCTCGCTCGACGCACGGGCGTCACGGCGACCTGGGTGCATACGGACGTCCTCGACGCCCGGGCCGCCGTGAGCGGCGACTTCGATGTGGTCTATACCAGCATCGGCACGATCTGCTGGCTGCACGATCTGGACCGGTGGGCCGAACAGGTCTTCGGGTTGCTCCGCGACGGCGGCACGTTCTTCATCCGCGACGGACACCCGGCTCTCTACGCGCTCGACGAGAACGCGCCGGGACTCGCGATCCGATATCCGTACTTCGGCAGCGGTCGTGCTCAGCAGTGGGATGACGAATCGACGTACGCCGGTGAGGGCACCGTGACCCACAGCCGCACCTACGAGTGGCCGCATCCGCTCTCCGAGATCATCGGCGCGCTGCTCCGCGCGGGACTCCGACTCGTCCACTTCGACGAGGGCCGGACACTCCCCTGGCGATTCAGCCCGCGCATGGTCGAGGTCCCCGGCGGATACGCCTGGCCGGAAGCAGAACGCGACCTGGTGCCGACCACGTACACGATCGTCGCTCACAAAGAACGCGCCTGAGGACGCCTCTCAGCGCTCGCGCCGGGTGAGGTTGAGGTGCACGACACCGAGCGGTGACGGCGTGGCCTCGATCTCGAAGCGCTCCTCGAGTCCCTCCAGTCCGTCCCACAGACGCTCACCTCGTCCGAGAACGATCGGCGCGACGACCAGATGCATGCGGTCGATGAGATCGGCCGCGAGGAACTGGCGCACGGTCGCGACGCCTCCGCCGATCCTCACGTCTGCGTCTCCCGCGAGCTCCCGGGCTCGGCGCAGCGCCTCGGCCGGCTCGGCATCCAGAAAGTGGAAGGTCGTGCCGCCTCCCATGACGATCGGGCTCCGCGGGTGGTGCGTGAGAACGACCACCGGCGTGTGGAACG is a window from the Microbacterium sp. LWO14-1.2 genome containing:
- a CDS encoding dihydrofolate reductase family protein; the encoded protein is MSLVRVHNFTISLDGYGAGEGQTLEAPFGHAGSRLMQWAFGTRTFRRMGLPGDGPGSEGVDDSFARRWNEGIGAEIMGRNKFGPQRGPWTDEEWRGWWGEEPPFHTPVVVLTHHPRSPIVMGGGTTFHFLDAEPAEALRRARELAGDADVRIGGGVATVRQFLAADLIDRMHLVVAPIVLGRGERLWDGLEGLEERFEIEATPSPLGVVHLNLTRRER
- a CDS encoding lactococcin 972 family bacteriocin → MSGRQTEETVENMDVKRTIGKAAAAAAIVAALVGGTAIPASAESAGGGTWNYGVQGLQAYNYSNYHHPSYYHRATAWDDAGKTRARGEAGQWANAWRKAAAWGNKASWYHNNGARDL
- a CDS encoding class I SAM-dependent methyltransferase, translating into MDGESVDVAWVDAREANQQNWDDRVPLHQVAYGLEAFDEPSHLSDVVRADVPVLERFLPNGSLSGLDLCHLQCHIGTDTISLARAGARVTGVDFSEPALAAAADLARRTGVTATWVHTDVLDARAAVSGDFDVVYTSIGTICWLHDLDRWAEQVFGLLRDGGTFFIRDGHPALYALDENAPGLAIRYPYFGSGRAQQWDDESTYAGEGTVTHSRTYEWPHPLSEIIGALLRAGLRLVHFDEGRTLPWRFSPRMVEVPGGYAWPEAERDLVPTTYTIVAHKERA